The genomic DNA atatatataactaaaatattaattatataaatatagaaaaatgataaactcaacaacaaaaaaataaataacgaAAACAAGTCCACGAATCAACGTGCATTTTGGGTCCTGAAAGGATCATTTTGGGTCCTGAAAGGATCATTTCGGAACCTGAAATGAGCGATTTTAGAACTCGAAATGAGCGTTTTCGTGACGTGGGGACAAAAATTTATGTACTTGCTTTAGTTGAGTTTACCATTCCTCGTAAATATAAACTAAagacaaaaatttatttatttattttcttttttaattaggaaaaatattatatataaataaatatgataaaataaatattaattaatttatataatatattaagaaaaagttagctaatatatatatataattatttttattatatataaaatgttatatatatatattatttggagaaatatttttttttatttttattattaaatgtatataatatattataaaaaaattaggataagtgatataattaattttattatatatataattatatatatatatatcattatttatttaaagaaagtatatttataatatatattaagatttatatatatatatatatatatatataattttgttttttcgtATTGGTAggaaaaagataatatatatccttattaattttatataaatatatatatatatatatatatatatatatatatatatatatatatataatgatagaaaatatatataaatataaacttaaagaaacaatttttttattaattttcttttttttaattaggaaaaatataatatatataaaaataaataaatatgtaacattatatattgaaaaataaattagtagagaaataattttaattataataaaatatattttaattatttatataaatattatatatatatatatatatataattaaaaaaaatataaacttaaagacacatttatttattatttttagttgtaaaagtaataaaaatattatatatatatatatatatatatataaataaataataacaatttatttgaatatatgattggttaaataaaattagtaataatataatttgaataattgatgaaataattgatgtttaattaataatgaagatTTATTAGCTGTGACTAAATGTCACTTGTACTTTTCTAaccaattcaaatttatttgtaagaacTTAATTGAAGATAGTATAAATTAAAGAGATGTTATAGATTTATGTTACGAATTTAAATGTAAAAGATtcaattgtaattattttttataaattcatattattatgtaaaaatttatatagaaGATAGGCTTAATTCTTAAAGAGATATTAGAAATTCCTATCACAAATTTAGGAATAAAAGATTTAATtgcagaagaaaaaaaacttactttACTTTTGACTCGTTCTAAACAATTCCTCAAACAAGAATGATGGATTAATTTTGGAAGTAAAAGATTTTAGTTTAGTTAGAACAACTTGAGAAAATGGATAATAATTTAGTAAGTTACGAAGTAAAATGAGTttactattataattataataaatggtGAGGTTTTACTATGGACTGAAAATATGTGGAGATGCTAAGTGAAAACTTGATtcgaatttgattttgattaagtTAGAGTTGAGATTGCGCCAACTTATTTTATATTCGAGTCGAATTCTATCTCatataatatttggcttaatggtttgtcgagttttttcgagtctaataatatataatatattttttatttatttaaaatttaaaatttaaaatttaaaacaaatattttattttcactcTAACTCatctaaaaatatgaaaagtcaaAATCCTAAAGCAAATAGGATGGtactttattttcttcaatctaCTTtccatatgtttaaatgacaaattaaaatttatttttagattatattttaaagttgtatgatatatatatatatatatatatatatatatatatatatatatatatattttcaaaactttcttgtaagaatattttgaattttattttaataaatagcAATAAGCACTACATCCAATTTATCCACACTACTTGGTAAATGGTTAGATAAGTATattgattttataagtttaagatCTAAATAGAACATATATTGAATTATTCCTCCATCTTTAGAAAAAGTTAAATCATATgttatggaaaaaaaaatatttcttatatatatgacatcttcatttaattaaacatccattaaattgttatatatagcTAATTGAACAACATTACACCAATTATGATCAGGAAAACTTACATGTTTCAACCATTCATTCATAATCATGttagatttttcaaatccaTGTCTAGTTAATTAAGAACTTGTGATAATCACTATATACCTCatgtattattaatattcattacatatatattttttaatatttatttatatatatattgatgttgtAATTCctcacaatttatttttataacttgatttagttataattttttttatgaattctaaattattatttattaaataatgatCTAGATTATTGTCTAGTTGATTATATTTTTgacctaaaaataaaataaaaaaacaatttaaaatatgtcttaataatattaaaatgataagagAACATATAagaagtttatttgaaattagaaagtaaaagagataaattaggTCAACTGTGTTTATTATGCCTCAGGGGCGGCGACTTGATTGGTGGGAAGAACGGCGTCGGTGGCTTGGAGGGCTTCGATTTCCTTGTTGACGATGTCTAACTGGTTTTTGAATTTATGTAAGTCGGCCTCAAGTGCGCAGAGTAGGCTGACAATTCCAAAAACAGGATCATTGATTCGGCATGAGGATTCGTAGGAGAGGCTTTCGATGGCTTCTTGGCACTGAGATTGAGAGTAGTGAGATGCCTGCAAACTTTCGATGAACTCGCCAACTTTTCTTGCACCTAAGACCTTATGGATATCCGCGAACTTTTGGGGGTTGTCAGCTGGGAAATACGCTTTGAACACGCAGTTAGGTTTGCATCTCTTCCGACGGTGTCTGCACGCAGCACACGAACCACTGATCACCATTGTATCTGCAGCatgcaaaacatatatatattatatctatatatcagATCGATCCAATTTCATACCTAGCTAGAgaattaattagggtttattgtagatgaagaagaagaagaagaaagaataatCGATACTAAcactgctgctgctgctgctgcatcATATGAGTGAGttagatagagagagagagagatccAAGGTAGGAGGAGACAGGGAAggaaatatattgtatttataatctataaaattaattatatagataaataaaaagtgAGCTTTAcataatttaactatatattactctttaataaaatatggaCTATCTTATCAATATATTCTTACTTtttgattaaaatcattaaatgtAATATATCCTAATTTCAAACTCAAAAGTCAACTCAAtacattgaatttttttaatagaaagaaagattcattgattttttaagtatttGAATACAATAAAATGAGGGGggagattaatttattttttaaacatttttcttaaGTTTTAGACAAAATGAGGCagagattattaatttatttgttaaaccgtttttttaaatctttaaataCGAAAAAATGAGGCCAgattaattcttttattaaatctttaaaTACGAAAAAATGAGGCAGATATTCATTTGGGAAATtgattcttaattattaaaatacgACAAAATGAAGCGCTTGTTAAATGATTTCTTCATGTTTAAATACAAGAAAATGAGGTAGAGATTTGGTAAATTGTTATGCGACAAATTAAGGTGAAGATTTAATTGGTAAATggtttttttaagtttaaatacgACAAATTGAGGAAGAGATTCATTTGGTAGATTGTTTACTGGAGTCTACTTATGCGACAAATTCAGGCGAAGAATATCATTAATTGGTAAATGATTTCCTCGTGTTTAAATACGACAAAATGATGAAGCAAATATTCATTTGGTAGATTGTTTTCTTAAGTCAAATTATGCGCTACAATTTCAGGTCTCCTATTCATTTAGTAAATTGTTTCCTCAAGTTTAAATACGACAAAATGagatatgaattaatttatcataCTGGTTCTTTAAGTCTACGTATAGACAAATTTAGATGAAATACGACAAACGGTCTCCTTAAGTCTAAGTTTGTCTCCTTAAGTATAAGATCGGCCTCATTAACTTTGAACCTCTATATTGGGACGACAATGGGTGGTTTGGGGTAGAGAATTCATTTATCATCCCCGTCCcgtttttatatatgtatttttttaatatcatctcTGCTCCGTTCGGTTTCGGAGAATTCCTGCGTGACaccgtttataaaatatattttttaaaaaaattataatttttttttatataaacggattttttaatataatatactaaaattttatattattataaataaataaacttaccactcttataaaatataataattaaataaatatatctgtgattttatatatttaattaattgtgtttatagtgttcggagCAATATCGAAATAAGATCGAGTCGAggcggggacacaaataccatcttCGTCCTATTCCCGTTTAGTTTCGAGGAAAAACTATTCAAAACGGGACAATTCGGTTGGATTAACCGTGAATTGTTTTCAAATTGTTATCATTACCTCCATATATTTATTagcttaattaatttgtattatatatatatatatatgaaattatatgaaattatactTTTCTATGTAAAAAACCctttttattttgatgtttttaattCTGGATTTGTTACTCTGgtcatgttttttatattaactaatgttgtatttaagtttataataatttatttcagagcttaatttgtatttaatttcgttaaatttttttttcaggaATCTGGTTTTATCACGGttattattgattaatttaaaatttaatttataacttaaaaatatattaattaataatatttattctttttctattttttatcatattatttgttattgacctccttttatttccttttagaaaatatcaataaaaaatcatattttttatttttacttattattattagtaatttattaaaagattaattattaaaatattattttattactttttgtaATCACATTTTGATTCTATCTatcatcaatttatttatttatttattttatgttaaaaaaaattattaaataattcaaatgaaaagggaataaataaattttttgttcGGAAAACAATAGAAACCAACAGTTCAAACTtcaaacataaatttttaatataattttacagttaaactttattaatttcattaagtttttgactaattatttttgtttaattcatttatgttcTATAGAAGTAGAACTCTCAGTCCATGTTATggtattttcattttatttatttatactcgtttaattttgttaattttcttataaaactctgatttaaaaaataaatgattctttaatttgaattaataaaatattaagtcaaatttataataaaaaatgaatagatGAAGAATTGAAGCCCTGAATACTTTCCCCGCCCTTTTGTCGTGGAAAACAATAATATCGTTTATGCCTAAAAATCCACATTCCATACGTACAGAGAAAATCCAAAGGAGTTTTCTCCGATCACAACGCCGACGACGACGCCGACGACGACGCCGACGACGACGCCGACGACGCTTCATCCCATCCACATACTCTCGGCTCGCCGTCTATTGTCTGCAAAAAGAGCCGCCGGCGCCGCCGTCCGAGGCGATCGGCGTTGTAACACGGATCTGCGTCCACAAAACCTAAGATGCATTGGTGGCAGAACGTCTCTTCCTCTTCGTCCTCATCCGCCAAGCTACGATCTACCGACGATAACGTTTTGGCTAGGATATTTTCCGTGCGAGGATGGGGCTACCGCTCGCAACAACGGCGTCTCCAGCGTATGAGGAAACTCAGACATGTAACCGACGACGAAATCGGAGGACCTAATCGAATCTGGAGGTCTCCGAGCAGTAATGATCACCCATACTCGTCCGCGCGGTCTTATTCTGCGGAGCCTCAGCCCCTCCCACTTCCGGAATTGGCAATGTTGCTACGGCGCGACGCTGCTGCCGCAGCCGCGTGTACTAATCTCTCGAGCCCCATCCGAGGCCCCAGCCCTACTCCTCCTGCGGGGTTTATTCCTATGCCATCGCCACCGAGCAGAGGATGCGATGAAAGAGAAAGGTTGTTTTTCACTTTGAATGTTATTGTTAGGAAATTAGATATCTGTAAAGCGCCTGCTTCCCATGCATGAATTTACATGTATTGTTAATGAAGCAACAGATGATGCTTCCCCCACTAGGTTCAAATTATAGAGCTTGAAACACCCACAATTTGGCTGCTTTCTGTTGATATTTCCCAACCTTTTTTTTCATCATTAGAATTTCATTTTCTGGATATTGGTTTGTCCTTAAGCTATGCCTCTATTGCATTATAAAGAGCATTCTAGTTATAACCATATAGTATGTCTTGTGTCATTCCCATTTTTATAGTACCTAATTTTTTCGTTTCTTTATTTTGTTCCATTTCAGTAAACCGTTTACCAGCTTTGATACAGTGAAGAGTGCAGAACACACAGAAACACATAAGTCAAAAAATGGTTTTCAAGATCTGAATGGCGTAGAAAAGTTTCTGGATGGTAGTAGCACTGCCATTAGTGCTCCAACAAGTCCTTATTCTAGTCCTGCACTTAGTCCTACAAGATATGTACCAAATCTTTTCACATCTAGTTACAATCATCATACTAAGGTGCACATTTGGTCAGCACCAGAAATGCCCGCCTGGGAAATGAATCTAGGATTCTCTTCCCAGAGTCTTCCTGAGAAAGCTCCTTGTGGTTATTGTGATTCACCACAACAAAGTCCAAACTTAACTTCACCTAGAAATGCCTTGAATCTGAGCATGGCATCGCTTTCAGTGCAGGACAAAGTACCAACTGAAAACCCAACAATAAGGCGTGAAAATAATGTTCATCCCTTACCACTTCCTCCAGGACCTCTTCTTCCTCCAGGAGCGACAGTGCCTACAATGCCTGTTCATGTTTCCCAAGTTACTAGGAAACCAGAGCCCATCCCTATATGTTCTCATTGGAGCAAAGGAAAACTTATTGGAAGGGGTACATTTGGAAGTGTATATTGTGCCTCCAACAGGTATGCTTTGCACCTTCTTTGCACTATTTATTGGCTTGGGACTGGATTATTAGGGCTCTTCCAATAATCCGGAATTCAAACTCAAGTTTTgcactattttttttaagtccCTTGAATTGGCTTATGGATTGTAATTACTTGTGCCCTCTATATGCCACCAAACTCCTCTTACTAATCACATGCACTTCAGgcattacaaatttaaattatagggaattttattttaaaggtgGCCATTTGATATGCATTAGAACTTATTATATCTATAAATTATgttgtattataaaaatatagcaCTTGGTGTGGCATATGGTGAACATTAAAAATTGTGAAGGGCTTAATGGCCAGTCTCACATGGGATCTCCAGATTCTCCTTGGAATCCAGTACAGAGAATCTGATTTTCCTAATCAAACAGGCTGGCTTTTGCagcaatatttttaaaatgtcctcCTTATATGTATAGGGAAACTGGTGCTCTATGTGCAATGAAAGAAGTCGATCTATTTCCTGATGATCCAAAGTCTGCAGAGAGTATAAAACAGTTAGAACAGGTATTCATATTTGTCATGCAATATAGAGTTACTGTAGCTTGCCAGATACTATTGAagtgtttgattttggttagtttgtTTCCACAATATGCTTGATTTTTCTGCAAAATCGGCAAAATCCTCATCCATGCATAATGCATGGTATAAGCCAAAACAACCAACCTTAGTTGATGATTTCTTCTTATGTACTTTTGTTCTCGTGCATAATCAATTACTCTGCACAATGCATGAAGATTTAATGCAAATTTGTGAGATATATTTGGACTTtgatttattattcatattgtCTGACATAATAACTTAAAACTCCGTGCATCATTAAACTTTCTCAATGA from Impatiens glandulifera chromosome 9, dImpGla2.1, whole genome shotgun sequence includes the following:
- the LOC124916216 gene encoding LOB domain-containing protein 24-like; amino-acid sequence: MVISGSCAACRHRRKRCKPNCVFKAYFPADNPQKFADIHKVLGARKVGEFIESLQASHYSQSQCQEAIESLSYESSCRINDPVFGIVSLLCALEADLHKFKNQLDIVNKEIEALQATDAVLPTNQVAAPEA